A window of Paenibacillus sp. 19GGS1-52 contains these coding sequences:
- a CDS encoding serine/threonine protein kinase translates to MGMSSNPPYPAGTVIIGKWRGNRYVVERLLGRGANGTVYLVQREGRRERYALKIGYDTLDLQSEINVLTSLQSRRKRNEHRARQESPLSSYLLEADDFADGNNVPFYVMRYVEGRPLHLFLSRNGPSWLGLVGLKLLDKLRGLHECGFVFGDLKPENVMVSDYGEAELIDFGGASPLGRSVKQFTEWHDRGFWNAGSRTGDENYDLFAFAVLCLRLLNEEGLKKAALQLPQMRSTDELLKLAKNLPDKKLSSWLSLALKGGFSGSAEALELWKNHIYNTRKRELESMATPRWLKNAFALSLFLLAFTIYWVIRF, encoded by the coding sequence GTGGGTATGTCGTCTAATCCGCCCTATCCTGCTGGCACCGTTATCATCGGCAAATGGCGGGGGAACCGCTATGTTGTGGAACGGCTGCTGGGAAGAGGCGCGAACGGAACCGTATATCTCGTGCAAAGAGAGGGAAGACGGGAGCGCTACGCGCTAAAAATCGGATACGACACACTTGATCTGCAATCAGAGATCAATGTGCTGACTTCGCTGCAATCGCGCCGCAAACGCAACGAACATCGCGCCCGCCAGGAATCTCCGTTATCTTCTTATTTACTGGAAGCTGATGATTTTGCGGATGGCAACAATGTTCCTTTTTATGTAATGCGTTATGTGGAAGGCAGACCTCTGCACCTTTTTTTATCCAGGAATGGTCCTTCGTGGCTCGGCCTGGTGGGGCTAAAACTGCTGGATAAGCTGCGGGGACTGCATGAGTGTGGATTTGTTTTTGGTGATTTGAAGCCGGAGAATGTTATGGTATCCGATTATGGGGAAGCGGAGCTAATCGATTTTGGTGGTGCCAGTCCTCTCGGGCGGAGCGTAAAACAGTTTACAGAATGGCATGACCGGGGATTTTGGAATGCCGGCAGCCGGACGGGCGATGAGAATTATGATCTTTTTGCCTTTGCTGTGCTCTGTCTTCGCTTGCTTAATGAAGAAGGGCTGAAGAAAGCTGCGCTGCAACTGCCACAGATGAGAAGTACTGATGAATTGCTTAAACTGGCTAAGAATTTGCCGGATAAGAAGCTATCCTCATGGTTGAGCCTAGCGCTCAAGGGAGGGTTCTCCGGTTCAGCGGAGGCTTTAGAACTCTGGAAAAATCACATCTATAACACACGCAAACGGGAGCTGGAAAGTATGGCCACCCCTCGTTGGCTGAAGAATGCCTTTGCCTTATCGCTATTTTTACTTGCGTTCACCATTTATTGGGTAATTCGTTTCTGA
- the spoIIE gene encoding stage II sporulation protein E yields MGKSNVVNLPEWTRAGSNDKDEKSAWGVRVKTWSQSRRWIQLMSAKKWMLLLSFMGFLLGRAMILDELSPFAAAFFAVVVFLRRDSILPVAGAIVAGSLFTPFPGAWVITAELIIFFLVYKGLETFQRIDLAYAPLMVFVSSFMVGLFQVVIGPSITWYPLMMMTLDALLGFVLTLVFLQALPLLTYRQKSRALRNEEILCLIILLASVMTGLVGWSVNGLSLEHILSRYLILLFAMAGGAPLGAAVGVVTGLILSLADIGAIYQMSLLAFSGMLAGMMQGGRKGAVSIGMLLGSSILSVYFTGPGEMMASTWETCGAVLLFLLTPKGLITAIAKYVPGTTDHSRSQHEYARRVRDLTADRVTQFSQVFQQLSSSFGQISRAGDAGKTDREMEGFMNTVTEGACSSCIRRSHCWDAKFYQTYRYMTDMMTTIEECPDITAAQLPPEWNRICGKTGEVLEMMKGQYDLYQHDMRWKRQIYDSRQFVAEQLSGVSQVMEDLAKEIKREGQAMYRQEGQIREALEKLGLSIHSIEIMSLDPGRVEIEVVHAYTRGFDECRKMIAPLLSDILDENIAVVSETAVHPREGLSMVTFGSAKAYEVNTGVAGAAKGGDMLSGDSYSTRELGNGTFAVSISDGMGNGERARMESSAALGMLEKLLQSGMDEKLAVKSVNSILLLRSPDEFYATVDMALIDQYSAQTTFMKIASAPSFIRRGNEVIPITASNLPIGIIKEIEVDLVSMQLRPGDILIMMTDGIYDAPGYAVNKEIWMKRLIQELEGDDPQDMADSLLDKVIRYQGNEIQDDMTVIVSRLDHFHPEWSSLHMPGVGRMDRPRIVS; encoded by the coding sequence ATGGGTAAAAGCAATGTGGTGAATTTGCCGGAGTGGACAAGAGCAGGTAGCAATGACAAAGATGAGAAATCAGCTTGGGGAGTGCGCGTGAAGACCTGGAGTCAGAGCCGACGGTGGATTCAGCTTATGTCAGCCAAGAAATGGATGCTGCTGCTGAGCTTTATGGGTTTCCTGCTAGGAAGAGCCATGATATTGGACGAGCTGTCCCCCTTTGCCGCAGCTTTCTTTGCCGTCGTTGTATTTTTGCGCAGAGATTCTATATTGCCTGTCGCCGGAGCTATTGTGGCAGGCAGCCTCTTCACCCCGTTCCCTGGCGCATGGGTTATCACTGCAGAGTTGATTATTTTCTTTCTAGTTTATAAAGGACTGGAGACCTTCCAGCGAATAGATTTGGCCTATGCGCCACTAATGGTATTCGTGTCTTCTTTTATGGTTGGCCTGTTCCAGGTTGTCATCGGCCCGTCCATTACTTGGTATCCACTGATGATGATGACACTCGATGCTCTGCTTGGATTCGTACTCACATTGGTGTTCCTGCAAGCCCTTCCTTTGCTAACCTATCGTCAAAAGAGTCGTGCGCTACGAAACGAGGAAATTCTCTGCCTTATCATTTTACTGGCTTCTGTCATGACCGGTCTTGTAGGTTGGAGTGTCAATGGCTTATCTCTAGAGCATATCTTATCCCGCTACCTGATACTGCTGTTTGCAATGGCTGGTGGTGCTCCTCTTGGTGCTGCTGTCGGGGTAGTTACGGGGCTGATTCTCAGCTTGGCCGATATCGGCGCGATCTATCAGATGAGCTTACTGGCCTTCTCTGGAATGCTCGCAGGTATGATGCAGGGAGGGAGAAAAGGTGCAGTATCTATCGGAATGCTGCTAGGGTCCAGTATTCTTTCTGTTTATTTTACGGGTCCAGGGGAGATGATGGCCTCCACGTGGGAGACCTGTGGAGCGGTTCTGTTATTTTTGCTAACACCAAAGGGACTCATTACAGCTATTGCCAAATATGTACCGGGCACAACGGACCATAGCCGATCCCAGCACGAGTATGCCCGCAGGGTAAGAGATCTAACCGCAGATCGGGTCACACAGTTTTCGCAGGTGTTCCAGCAGCTGTCCAGCAGCTTCGGCCAGATCTCCCGAGCCGGGGATGCTGGTAAAACGGACCGTGAAATGGAGGGCTTCATGAACACGGTGACAGAAGGAGCTTGCTCAAGTTGCATCCGGCGATCACACTGCTGGGATGCCAAATTTTATCAAACCTATAGGTATATGACGGATATGATGACTACTATAGAGGAGTGCCCGGATATTACAGCTGCTCAGCTTCCCCCAGAGTGGAACCGGATTTGCGGTAAAACAGGAGAAGTGCTGGAAATGATGAAAGGTCAATATGATCTTTACCAGCATGATATGCGGTGGAAGAGACAAATATACGATAGCCGTCAATTTGTTGCGGAACAGCTTTCCGGAGTGTCACAGGTGATGGAGGATTTGGCCAAGGAAATCAAGCGCGAAGGACAGGCGATGTATCGTCAGGAAGGCCAAATCCGTGAGGCATTGGAGAAACTTGGTTTGTCTATCCATAGTATTGAGATTATGAGCCTCGACCCTGGACGCGTAGAAATCGAAGTGGTACATGCCTACACCAGGGGCTTTGATGAATGCCGCAAAATGATAGCTCCCCTCCTTTCAGATATCCTGGATGAGAATATAGCTGTTGTTTCTGAAACAGCTGTACACCCCCGTGAAGGTCTATCGATGGTCACCTTCGGCTCGGCAAAGGCATACGAGGTAAATACGGGTGTGGCGGGTGCCGCCAAAGGCGGGGATATGTTGTCAGGTGACAGCTACAGCACGAGAGAGCTCGGAAATGGCACCTTTGCCGTATCGATCAGCGATGGAATGGGGAATGGGGAACGGGCGAGAATGGAGAGCAGTGCGGCGCTTGGTATGCTTGAGAAGCTGCTACAGTCTGGTATGGATGAGAAGCTGGCTGTAAAGTCTGTGAATTCCATTCTGCTGCTGCGCTCTCCTGACGAATTCTATGCCACCGTAGATATGGCACTGATCGACCAGTATTCGGCGCAGACCACCTTTATGAAGATCGCTTCGGCACCGAGTTTTATACGGCGGGGTAACGAGGTCATTCCGATCACGGCCAGCAATCTGCCTATCGGGATTATTAAGGAGATTGAAGTCGATCTGGTCAGTATGCAGCTGCGTCCGGGTGATATTTTGATAATGATGACTGATGGTATTTATGATGCGCCCGGATATGCCGTTAATAAAGAGATATGGATGAAACGATTAATCCAGGAGCTGGAAGGTGATGATCCTCAGGATATGGCCGACAGCTTGTTGGACAAAGTAATCCGCTATCAGGGAAATGAAATTCAAGATGATATGACCGTTATTGTCAGCCGCCTCGACCACTTCCACCCAGAATGGTCCAGCCTGCATATGCCGGGAGTCGGCCGCATGGATCGCCCGCGTATTGTTAGTTAG
- a CDS encoding S1 domain-containing RNA-binding protein gives MAIEVGTKLEGKVTGITHFGAFVDLSGGVTGLVHISEIADNYVKDVNDHLKISDVVTVKVINVDKDGKIGLSIKQAVDKPASEVRPPRAPRPERPSGGDRFGGGGGSGGGGGGGGGGFNRERGGRGAFNKPVAGKPSFEDKMSRFLKDSEERISSIKKNTEGKRGGRGAKRD, from the coding sequence ATGGCAATTGAAGTGGGCACCAAGTTAGAGGGCAAAGTGACAGGCATTACGCATTTCGGAGCATTTGTGGATCTGTCAGGAGGCGTCACAGGTCTCGTTCACATCTCGGAAATCGCCGATAATTACGTCAAGGATGTTAACGATCATCTGAAGATAAGTGATGTAGTAACAGTCAAGGTGATCAACGTTGACAAGGACGGTAAGATCGGACTTTCCATTAAGCAGGCTGTAGATAAGCCGGCATCGGAAGTACGTCCTCCCAGAGCTCCAAGACCTGAACGTCCAAGCGGTGGAGATCGTTTTGGCGGTGGTGGCGGAAGTGGCGGAGGCGGCGGCGGTGGTGGCGGTGGTTTCAATCGTGAACGTGGAGGGCGTGGTGCTTTTAACAAGCCTGTAGCCGGTAAACCTTCATTCGAGGATAAAATGTCACGTTTCCTGAAAGATAGTGAAGAGCGGATATCTTCGATCAAGAAGAACACAGAAGGAAAGCGCGGAGGCCGTGGAGCCAAGCGTGATTAA
- a CDS encoding septum formation initiator family protein, producing MNRFSAEEKANNSKSSAAGAKRRRVLWTLFIAVFFGWAGYVFFAQSALIADKSSQLAKKQETSESVTASLNQLKYEVSRLNDDEYIGQLARKWYNIYPQGETPIRTEQSK from the coding sequence ATGAACAGATTCTCTGCGGAAGAGAAGGCCAATAATAGTAAATCTTCGGCCGCAGGTGCGAAGAGAAGAAGAGTCCTATGGACACTTTTTATCGCGGTATTTTTCGGCTGGGCGGGGTATGTCTTTTTTGCCCAGAGCGCACTTATTGCGGACAAGAGTAGCCAACTGGCTAAGAAGCAGGAAACCAGTGAGAGTGTTACGGCATCTTTGAATCAACTGAAATACGAAGTATCGCGACTTAATGATGATGAATATATCGGTCAACTGGCGCGTAAATGGTATAATATCTACCCGCAGGGCGAAACTCCTATCCGGACAGAGCAATCGAAGTGA
- the yabQ gene encoding spore cortex biosynthesis protein YabQ: MNPAIQWLTLLYMMLAGSAMGLAYDSYRVLSLKLRFPKWLNAMLDLLYWIWAALLVFRMLYAGNQGQLRVYAFLGLFLGVWIYFLIFSVTVRRFVVMLIQSVQYTCRLLWRLVEILIGVPLLWLWRFLKGLLKLLGRILLFILKLLLRLTKPIWVLPVRWISPHVLRLAHSAWIRRYTEWITKRWKR, encoded by the coding sequence ATGAATCCTGCGATCCAGTGGCTAACGCTGCTTTATATGATGCTGGCCGGGTCAGCAATGGGACTGGCCTATGACAGCTACCGGGTGCTGTCACTGAAATTACGGTTTCCCAAATGGTTGAACGCTATGCTGGATCTGCTGTATTGGATATGGGCAGCCTTGCTTGTGTTCCGCATGTTGTACGCAGGGAATCAGGGACAATTGCGGGTTTATGCTTTTCTGGGACTCTTTCTAGGTGTATGGATCTATTTTTTGATCTTCAGTGTTACGGTGCGGCGTTTTGTGGTAATGTTAATTCAGTCAGTTCAGTATACGTGCAGATTGTTATGGAGACTTGTAGAAATCCTGATAGGTGTGCCACTGCTTTGGCTTTGGCGTTTTCTTAAGGGACTGCTGAAGTTGCTTGGACGTATTCTTTTATTCATACTAAAGTTGCTGTTGCGTCTAACGAAGCCGATTTGGGTACTACCTGTAAGGTGGATCTCTCCGCATGTATTGCGGCTGGCTCACAGCGCCTGGATCAGGAGATACACAGAATGGATCACCAAACGATGGAAACGCTGA
- the yabP gene encoding sporulation protein YabP: MTEPVKVNKQHDLHMRSRKQLELTGVQNVESFDSEEFLLRTELGHLTIRGNHLHIKNLSLENGILSLEGNIQSLIYLDPGSHGKNKGLLGKLFK; encoded by the coding sequence ATGACCGAGCCAGTAAAGGTTAATAAACAGCACGATCTGCACATGCGCAGTCGTAAGCAGTTGGAGTTGACGGGTGTGCAAAATGTAGAGAGCTTTGATAGCGAGGAGTTTCTACTCCGTACAGAACTTGGCCATCTCACCATTCGCGGGAATCATTTACATATCAAAAACTTAAGTCTGGAGAACGGAATCTTGTCACTTGAGGGCAATATCCAATCTCTGATTTATCTTGATCCCGGATCGCACGGTAAAAATAAAGGTTTACTCGGCAAGCTATTTAAATGA
- a CDS encoding RNA-binding S4 domain-containing protein → MRLDKFLKVSRLIKRRTVAKDVSEQGRVLINGREAKPSSTVKIGDEITVQFGQKLVTVQVEKLVETTRKDEAAGMYTLLREEPVAKSTGLDW, encoded by the coding sequence ATGCGTCTCGACAAATTCCTGAAAGTATCCCGTTTGATCAAGCGCCGTACCGTGGCGAAGGATGTGTCCGAACAGGGCCGGGTGTTAATTAACGGACGGGAAGCCAAACCGAGCAGTACAGTCAAGATCGGAGACGAGATTACCGTACAATTTGGTCAAAAGCTCGTGACGGTCCAAGTGGAAAAGCTAGTTGAAACCACCCGCAAGGACGAGGCTGCCGGTATGTATACTTTACTCAGGGAAGAGCCTGTTGCCAAAAGCACCGGTCTGGACTGGTAA
- a CDS encoding HU family DNA-binding protein: protein MNKTDLVNNISEKNGLAKKEVEAVLNGFLGEITEALSKGDKVQLIGFGTFETRKRSGRTGRNPQTGEAIEISESTVPAFKAGNKLKEAVN from the coding sequence ATGAACAAGACAGATTTGGTAAACAACATTTCCGAGAAAAACGGATTGGCAAAAAAAGAAGTAGAAGCAGTATTGAACGGGTTTTTGGGCGAAATTACCGAAGCTTTGTCAAAAGGTGATAAAGTTCAACTGATCGGTTTCGGAACTTTCGAAACTCGTAAACGTTCCGGACGTACAGGACGCAACCCACAAACGGGCGAAGCAATTGAAATTTCTGAATCTACTGTACCGGCCTTCAAGGCGGGGAACAAACTTAAAGAAGCTGTCAACTAA
- the mazG gene encoding nucleoside triphosphate pyrophosphohydrolase — protein sequence MSATLTVVGLGSGNPDRLTLGIVKKLKAASVVYVRTKEHPVMAALAELEIPSQSFDGLYETLSSFPEVYEAITSQLIEEARSAAPGTNIVYAVPGHPMVAESAVSLLRQRCPGEGIELQILGGESFLDEAFVRLGFDPIEGFQLLDASGIRSSQLQPELHTLIGQVYDSFTASETKLCLMELYPPEYEVIVGHALGVENEESIITVPLYELDRLDGYGNLSLVYVPANRTADIRKRTFARLHEIVDILRSPEGCPWDREQTHESLRKNLIEETYEVLETIDEDDPEHMKEELGDLLLQIMLHSQMEEELGTFNVFDVIEGLNDKLIFRHPHVFGEQSASDATEALQNWEGMKAEEKRRKGLKPEEQSALSGVPRDLPALMKAYKLQKKASKVGFDWDNVSDVLAKIREELDELQEAIDTGAPEDEQLLELGDLLFAATNVARFIGADPEEALTRTNRKFVNRFQYIEQSLLRKGTSVQDSSLDEMEALWQEAKSQEQKA from the coding sequence ATGAGCGCAACATTAACAGTGGTTGGCCTCGGGTCCGGCAATCCGGACCGGCTGACGTTAGGCATCGTCAAGAAGCTGAAGGCGGCATCCGTCGTCTATGTACGTACCAAGGAGCATCCGGTCATGGCTGCCCTGGCAGAGCTTGAGATTCCATCACAGTCCTTTGATGGGCTGTATGAAACATTATCCTCATTTCCTGAGGTATATGAAGCGATAACCTCACAATTGATCGAGGAGGCGCGTTCCGCTGCGCCGGGCACGAATATCGTCTATGCGGTACCGGGGCATCCCATGGTTGCCGAATCCGCAGTTTCTCTGCTGCGCCAGCGTTGCCCGGGAGAGGGCATAGAGCTGCAGATCCTGGGCGGTGAAAGCTTTCTCGATGAGGCGTTTGTACGGCTTGGCTTTGATCCCATCGAAGGGTTCCAACTGCTTGATGCTTCCGGCATTCGCAGCTCCCAGCTTCAGCCTGAGCTGCACACGCTGATTGGCCAAGTGTATGACAGCTTCACAGCTTCGGAGACGAAGCTGTGTCTGATGGAGCTGTATCCACCTGAATATGAGGTTATTGTTGGGCATGCCTTGGGAGTAGAGAACGAAGAATCGATCATTACCGTACCACTGTATGAGCTGGACCGTCTGGATGGCTATGGCAATCTGTCGCTTGTTTATGTTCCGGCCAATCGTACTGCGGATATCCGCAAACGCACCTTTGCCCGCCTGCATGAAATTGTCGATATTTTGCGCAGTCCGGAAGGTTGTCCCTGGGATCGGGAGCAGACCCATGAATCGTTGCGCAAAAATCTGATCGAGGAGACCTACGAGGTTCTTGAGACGATAGATGAGGATGACCCTGAACATATGAAGGAAGAGCTCGGGGACCTTTTGCTCCAGATTATGCTCCATTCACAGATGGAAGAGGAGCTTGGGACCTTTAACGTGTTCGATGTGATTGAAGGGCTGAATGATAAGCTGATCTTCCGGCATCCGCATGTATTTGGCGAGCAAAGTGCCAGTGACGCCACAGAGGCGCTGCAGAATTGGGAGGGCATGAAGGCAGAGGAGAAACGCCGCAAGGGCTTAAAGCCAGAGGAACAATCTGCCCTTAGTGGTGTTCCCCGCGATTTGCCAGCATTGATGAAGGCTTACAAGCTGCAGAAGAAAGCCTCCAAGGTAGGCTTCGATTGGGACAATGTGAGTGATGTTCTGGCCAAGATTCGTGAGGAGCTGGATGAACTGCAAGAGGCGATTGATACGGGTGCACCAGAGGATGAGCAGCTTTTGGAGCTGGGAGATTTGCTATTCGCTGCCACGAATGTGGCCCGTTTCATTGGAGCAGATCCGGAAGAGGCTTTAACCCGCACCAACCGCAAGTTTGTCAATCGATTTCAATATATTGAACAAAGTCTGCTGCGAAAAGGAACATCTGTACAGGATAGTAGCCTGGACGAAATGGAAGCTTTGTGGCAGGAAGCCAAGAGCCAGGAGCAGAAGGCATAG
- a CDS encoding polysaccharide biosynthesis protein, translating to MKSTTQASRLLQGAFILSAAAIISKLIGTLQKIPLQNLGGDAVFGIYNTVYPLYTILVTVAMLGLPTAISKFVAEASAGRRDEEGRRVLLLAAGITGISGLVIGVLTYTGAPIIAVWVGNSHVLPALRSSAWGLAFVPVMAALRGYFQGLHNMVPTAVSQIVEQSVRVAVMIGLLLYLTSQGAGAESIAAGALLGSAGGGAAGLLVMLLYWRRYRRSGSMQGAGAEIAAATEAIRPGVYVTTAADSVGSTGRSGSVKASKLLAYGVPVMLGALAVPLIGLVDVFTVPRLLSASAGSEGDAMAQFGVYNRGLPLVQIVTMLATSLSVVFIPALAEAKFKGDMQLIETRCSLSLRWFWLLGLAAAVGLAVLAVPINVALYGDTAGSTTMTWLAFTAAGGTVSIISAALLQGLGYVRAPALHLLAAAALKVALNLLLVPQQGITGAAMAGVAAHLFAAALNVLLLHRQGHLRLRFADALAKPALLLAGLGLAAAAASWGAGLAATAAGLGGGRTASLAQSLLGVTAGCAVFAVGAIALRLLSESELRQLPGFGPSLADKLKKLRLFP from the coding sequence ATGAAATCCACAACTCAGGCTTCCAGATTGCTGCAAGGGGCATTTATTCTTAGTGCTGCAGCCATAATCTCCAAGCTGATTGGTACATTGCAAAAAATCCCGCTGCAGAATTTGGGTGGCGATGCCGTATTCGGTATTTATAACACTGTTTATCCTCTATATACGATCCTTGTAACGGTAGCCATGCTGGGGCTTCCTACTGCCATATCCAAGTTCGTAGCTGAAGCTTCGGCTGGAAGACGCGATGAGGAGGGGCGGCGGGTATTGCTGCTAGCTGCGGGAATAACGGGCATTAGCGGTTTAGTCATCGGAGTCCTTACTTATACGGGTGCACCAATTATTGCCGTTTGGGTCGGGAACTCGCATGTGCTGCCTGCACTGCGGAGCAGTGCGTGGGGGCTGGCCTTTGTTCCGGTGATGGCCGCACTGCGTGGTTATTTTCAAGGACTGCATAATATGGTGCCTACAGCAGTGTCGCAAATTGTTGAGCAGTCGGTGCGTGTTGCTGTGATGATTGGACTGCTACTTTATTTGACTTCACAGGGTGCCGGAGCGGAGAGTATCGCTGCTGGTGCACTGCTCGGATCGGCTGGTGGCGGGGCAGCAGGGCTGCTGGTTATGCTGCTGTATTGGCGGCGTTACCGCCGTAGCGGCAGCATGCAAGGAGCTGGAGCAGAGATCGCAGCCGCAACAGAGGCTATAAGGCCGGGAGTGTATGTTACTACTGCTGCTGACTCAGTGGGCTCAACCGGACGGAGCGGAAGCGTGAAGGCCAGTAAGCTGCTGGCCTATGGGGTTCCCGTGATGCTGGGTGCGCTGGCTGTGCCACTTATTGGCTTGGTAGATGTATTTACTGTGCCCCGTCTGTTGTCCGCATCCGCTGGAAGTGAAGGGGACGCAATGGCACAGTTTGGGGTGTACAACCGCGGGTTGCCACTCGTACAGATTGTAACCATGCTGGCTACTTCGTTGTCCGTAGTGTTCATTCCGGCGCTGGCCGAGGCGAAGTTCAAGGGCGATATGCAACTGATTGAGACGCGCTGCAGCCTGTCGCTGCGCTGGTTCTGGCTGCTCGGCTTGGCAGCAGCAGTCGGTCTCGCCGTGCTTGCTGTGCCCATTAATGTGGCGCTATACGGCGATACCGCCGGCAGCACCACAATGACCTGGCTGGCCTTCACCGCCGCTGGCGGTACGGTCAGCATCATCTCCGCCGCCCTGCTGCAGGGCTTGGGCTATGTGCGCGCACCCGCGCTGCACCTGCTGGCCGCAGCAGCGCTGAAGGTGGCGCTGAACCTGCTGCTCGTCCCGCAGCAGGGCATCACCGGCGCGGCCATGGCTGGCGTGGCCGCGCATCTCTTCGCAGCAGCACTGAACGTGCTGCTGCTGCACCGCCAAGGCCATCTGCGGCTTCGCTTCGCAGATGCCCTGGCCAAGCCCGCGCTGCTGCTCGCGGGCTTAGGCCTGGCCGCAGCCGCCGCGAGCTGGGGCGCTGGGCTAGCGGCGACAGCGGCCGGCTTAGGCGGCGGGCGGACCGCAAGCCTCGCGCAGAGCCTGCTCGGCGTTACTGCGGGCTGCGCAGTCTTCGCCGTAGGTGCGATCGCCCTGCGGCTGCTCAGCGAGAGCGAGCTGCGCCAGCTTCCGGGCTTCGGCCCGTCCCTGGCGGACAAGCTGAAGAAGCTGCGCTTGTTTCCATAA
- the spoVT gene encoding stage V sporulation protein T produces the protein MKATGIVRRIDDLGRVVIPKEIRRTLRIREGDPLEIFVDRDGEVILKKYSPIGELGDFAKEYAESLFESTGHITMIADRDTFITLAGGSKKDYLDKQVGVLLEKVMDGRKTVLETNGGSYELGKDHQELLSSYVAAPIISGGDPIGCVVMLNKDDSVKMSQMEVKMTETAAAFLGKQMEQ, from the coding sequence ATGAAAGCTACTGGAATTGTACGCCGTATTGATGATCTCGGACGAGTGGTGATCCCCAAAGAAATCAGACGCACCTTACGCATCCGAGAAGGCGATCCACTGGAGATATTCGTCGATCGCGATGGTGAAGTCATACTGAAGAAATATTCCCCGATCGGGGAATTGGGAGATTTTGCCAAAGAGTATGCAGAGTCACTCTTCGAAAGTACAGGACATATTACAATGATTGCGGACCGTGACACCTTTATTACACTTGCTGGCGGTTCCAAGAAGGATTATTTGGATAAACAAGTGGGCGTGCTGCTGGAGAAAGTGATGGATGGCCGGAAAACGGTACTGGAAACGAACGGTGGCAGCTACGAACTTGGTAAAGATCATCAGGAACTACTATCCTCCTATGTGGCCGCACCCATCATTTCCGGCGGAGATCCTATTGGCTGTGTAGTAATGCTGAATAAAGATGATTCGGTGAAAATGTCACAAATGGAAGTTAAAATGACTGAAACGGCTGCTGCATTCCTTGGCAAGCAGATGGAGCAGTAA
- a CDS encoding peptidylprolyl isomerase, with translation MSLNKQKAWKVLLVSLAAAVSFSMLSACSSKSDNAEDNSKAVATYTGGTITEKEFALDQKIMKFLSPEQAQYLEIDAFKESILKQEVAFEYLATKATDEAKKQAEKEADAQVASLKTGLADTYESTLKEQDLTEADIHTYMLRVLTVYQDMLLKVTDDQVTKEFEATKGDFTVSTLRHVLIGLTDANSKARTNADALKLAKDVKAQLDAGADFATIAKKYSDDTGSKDAGGEYKDKALGTYVEEFKKAAQTLPLNTISEPVETTYGYHIIEVESRTDKTFDQLTDEQKDGIKSSLASKGLETFLEKGMDDLKVVINLPKSSAAANESGTTNTGTSEPTAAPSADAPAATEAAK, from the coding sequence ATGTCGTTAAATAAACAAAAAGCCTGGAAAGTGCTGCTCGTCTCACTGGCAGCAGCCGTCTCTTTCTCGATGCTTTCTGCATGCAGCAGTAAGTCAGATAACGCCGAGGACAATAGTAAGGCCGTAGCCACCTATACTGGCGGAACAATTACTGAAAAGGAATTTGCCCTGGATCAAAAGATTATGAAATTCCTTTCTCCAGAACAGGCGCAGTATTTAGAGATTGATGCCTTTAAAGAGTCTATCCTGAAGCAGGAGGTCGCTTTTGAATATCTAGCAACCAAAGCAACGGATGAAGCTAAGAAACAAGCGGAGAAAGAGGCTGACGCTCAAGTAGCTTCCTTGAAAACCGGGTTGGCTGACACGTATGAGAGTACACTTAAGGAGCAGGATCTTACAGAAGCTGACATCCATACGTACATGTTGCGTGTATTGACGGTTTACCAGGATATGCTGCTTAAAGTAACCGATGATCAGGTGACGAAAGAATTCGAAGCGACGAAGGGCGACTTTACAGTGTCCACGCTGCGCCATGTACTAATAGGATTAACTGACGCCAACAGCAAGGCACGCACCAATGCGGACGCGCTGAAGCTGGCTAAGGATGTAAAGGCACAACTGGATGCTGGTGCTGACTTTGCAACGATTGCCAAGAAATATTCGGATGATACCGGATCTAAAGATGCTGGCGGCGAATATAAGGACAAGGCTCTTGGCACCTATGTGGAGGAATTTAAAAAGGCTGCTCAGACCTTACCACTGAACACAATCAGTGAACCCGTAGAAACAACTTATGGTTATCACATTATTGAAGTGGAATCCCGCACGGATAAAACCTTTGACCAGCTAACGGATGAACAGAAAGATGGCATTAAGAGTTCACTGGCTTCCAAAGGTCTAGAGACCTTTCTGGAGAAGGGCATGGATGATCTGAAAGTCGTTATCAATCTGCCGAAAAGCTCCGCTGCAGCAAATGAATCCGGAACAACAAACACTGGAACTTCTGAGCCTACTGCAGCTCCAAGTGCGGATGCACCAGCAGCAACTGAAGCTGCCAAATAA